Proteins encoded by one window of Desulfovibrio ferrophilus:
- a CDS encoding ABC transporter ATP-binding protein: MEPIIELKNIRKRFGDHEVLKGLELAIRPGTVSVIIGGSGGGKSVLLKHVIGLLKPDEGQVFVDGQDTVPLSERELTEIRKKFGVLFQEAALFDSMNVEENVAFPLVEHTKLSAAEIQRVVAEKLASVGLSGQGPKMPSELSGGMRKRVGLARAVALDPKIVLFDEPTSGLDPVMGANINDLILRTRDEFGATCVVISHDIQATFAIADEIFMLYDGKIIASGTPESIKDSQDPVVQQFIQGKAEGPIQIA; this comes from the coding sequence ATGGAACCGATCATTGAACTGAAGAATATACGCAAGCGCTTTGGGGACCATGAAGTCCTCAAGGGGTTGGAGCTGGCCATTCGCCCCGGTACGGTGAGTGTGATCATCGGCGGTAGCGGCGGGGGCAAATCCGTGCTGCTCAAGCATGTGATCGGCCTGCTCAAGCCGGATGAAGGCCAGGTGTTTGTGGATGGTCAGGATACCGTCCCGCTTTCGGAGCGGGAGTTGACCGAGATCCGCAAGAAGTTTGGGGTGCTGTTTCAAGAGGCTGCCTTGTTTGATTCCATGAATGTGGAAGAGAATGTTGCCTTTCCCCTGGTGGAACACACAAAGCTCAGCGCTGCAGAAATCCAACGGGTTGTGGCTGAAAAATTGGCTTCGGTGGGGCTGTCCGGCCAGGGGCCCAAGATGCCCTCCGAGCTGTCGGGTGGGATGCGCAAGCGTGTGGGGCTGGCGCGGGCCGTTGCCCTGGACCCCAAGATTGTGCTTTTCGACGAGCCAACTAGCGGGCTGGACCCGGTGATGGGTGCCAATATCAATGATTTGATCTTGAGAACCCGCGATGAATTCGGGGCCACCTGTGTGGTGATCAGCCACGATATCCAGGCGACCTTTGCCATCGCGGATGAAATATTTATGCTTTATGATGGCAAGATTATTGCCAGCGGGACTCCGGAAAGCATCAAAGATTCCCAGGACCCGGTGGTGCAGCAGTTTATTCAAGGCAAGGCCGAGGGGCCGATCCAGATTGCATGA
- a CDS encoding MlaE family ABC transporter permease — translation MSSNDIPAVDDMMRFFQWLGGSSLEMVAEIGRVTALFAEACTWLARPPWRIRQFFKQMEFVGVRSLFVVCLTALFTGMVLALQTYYAFRLFSAESLVGATVALSMTRELGPVITALMVTGRAGSAIAAEIGTMRVTEQVDALTVMAINPVQYLVTPRVLAGFLMLPLLTVISDFVGILGGYLIGVKTLGINSGIFMNKIYELLTLDDIYEGLYKAAVFGAILTLVGCYKGFYTSGGAEGVGRATTEAVVLSSVLILASDYVMTAFMM, via the coding sequence TTGTCAAGTAACGATATCCCGGCTGTTGATGATATGATGCGTTTCTTCCAGTGGCTTGGCGGCTCCTCCCTTGAGATGGTCGCAGAAATCGGGCGCGTGACAGCGTTGTTTGCTGAGGCGTGTACTTGGCTGGCGCGTCCCCCGTGGCGTATACGGCAGTTCTTCAAGCAGATGGAATTCGTGGGCGTTCGGTCCCTGTTCGTGGTCTGCCTGACGGCCTTGTTCACGGGTATGGTTCTGGCCTTGCAAACCTACTACGCCTTCCGTCTTTTTTCTGCGGAATCCCTTGTGGGTGCTACGGTGGCCCTGTCCATGACTCGTGAATTGGGCCCGGTGATCACGGCGCTGATGGTGACCGGACGAGCCGGTTCTGCCATTGCCGCTGAGATTGGAACCATGCGTGTGACCGAACAGGTCGATGCGCTGACGGTGATGGCCATCAACCCGGTGCAGTATCTGGTGACTCCGCGTGTATTGGCGGGATTTCTGATGCTGCCGCTGCTCACCGTGATTTCGGATTTCGTGGGCATTCTGGGCGGGTACCTGATCGGCGTGAAGACCTTGGGCATCAACAGCGGAATCTTCATGAACAAGATTTACGAATTGTTGACCCTGGATGATATTTATGAAGGCCTGTACAAGGCCGCTGTCTTTGGTGCGATTCTGACTTTGGTAGGCTGTTACAAGGGCTTTTACACTTCGGGCGGAGCTGAAGGCGTGGGCCGGGCAACCACCGAGGCTGTGGTTCTCTCGTCCGTACTTATTCTGGCCAGTGATTACGTGATGACCGCGTTCATGATGTAG
- a CDS encoding HD domain-containing phosphohydrolase: protein MSAPRRSAQCADQFNEILAVNDRLNELKDLDAILDRVLTESRRLTNADAGTIYLLDENKLKFSYVHNDSFMKEGEINKDIYANFSIPLNDESIVGYVAGRGESLNIEDVYDMPGDSPVTFNPAFDKKTGYHTTSMLTVPIKTSQGKVSGIIQLINAKNETGKSISFSHDSQNMLPLFANTASVAIERAIMTRELILRMMQMAELRDPTETGPHVTRVGTYCAEIYHKYAMMKGLAETERKKTKDLIRVASMLHDVGKVGISDKILKKPAKLDNEEFAIMQFHTVYGAKLFVHSTSELDAMSGRIALGHHEKWSGRGYPGKITALTGEVKAMGESLVGEAIPLEARICALADVFDALGSRRSYKPPWPDEKIIGLIKEERGQHFDPDVVDAFLDIFDVITAIRDKYTEDLPEDEKPNPQSAEAKKAAEAQDKERGKDNNA, encoded by the coding sequence ATGTCCGCCCCCCGTCGCTCCGCACAGTGTGCGGATCAATTCAACGAGATCCTGGCTGTCAACGACAGACTCAATGAGCTCAAAGACCTTGATGCCATCCTGGACCGCGTACTGACCGAAAGCCGCAGGCTGACAAATGCCGACGCGGGGACAATCTATCTTCTGGACGAGAACAAACTTAAATTCAGCTACGTGCACAACGACTCGTTCATGAAGGAAGGCGAGATCAACAAGGACATCTACGCCAATTTCTCCATCCCCCTCAACGACGAGTCCATCGTCGGCTATGTGGCCGGACGAGGCGAATCCCTGAACATCGAAGATGTCTATGACATGCCCGGTGATTCGCCCGTGACCTTCAACCCCGCCTTCGATAAAAAAACGGGCTATCACACCACCTCCATGCTCACGGTGCCCATCAAGACCTCACAGGGCAAGGTCTCCGGCATCATCCAGTTGATCAACGCCAAGAACGAGACGGGCAAATCCATCTCGTTTTCCCACGACTCCCAGAACATGCTACCTCTGTTCGCCAACACGGCCTCGGTGGCCATTGAACGGGCCATCATGACCCGCGAGCTGATTCTGCGCATGATGCAGATGGCCGAACTTCGTGACCCCACGGAAACGGGCCCTCACGTCACCCGGGTGGGAACCTACTGCGCAGAAATTTATCATAAATACGCCATGATGAAGGGCTTAGCGGAAACCGAGCGCAAGAAGACAAAAGACCTGATCCGCGTGGCTTCCATGCTGCACGATGTGGGCAAGGTGGGCATCTCGGACAAGATTCTCAAAAAACCGGCCAAGCTCGACAACGAGGAATTCGCCATCATGCAGTTCCATACCGTGTATGGGGCCAAGCTGTTCGTGCATTCGACCTCGGAACTGGACGCCATGTCCGGGCGAATCGCACTGGGGCATCACGAGAAATGGAGCGGCAGAGGCTATCCCGGCAAGATCACCGCCCTGACTGGTGAAGTAAAGGCCATGGGTGAATCACTGGTTGGCGAAGCAATTCCTCTGGAAGCACGCATCTGTGCCCTGGCCGATGTCTTCGATGCCCTGGGCTCGCGGCGCTCCTACAAGCCACCCTGGCCCGACGAGAAAATCATCGGTCTAATCAAAGAGGAGCGCGGACAGCACTTCGACCCCGACGTGGTGGATGCCTTCCTTGATATCTTCGATGTCATCACGGCCATTCGCGACAAGTACACCGAAGACCTGCCCGAGGACGAAAAGCCCAACCCCCAGAGCGCCGAGGCCAAAAAAGCCGCCGAAGCTCAGGATAAGGAACGTGGCAAAGACAACAACGCCTAA
- a CDS encoding sulfite exporter TauE/SafE family protein → MSSFLFLYIAAGALAGVLAGLFGIGGGLVIVPILVYCFGIQGVHPDILMQVALGTSLACILFTSVSSARSHNKRGAVDWSTVKRIVLGILIGTYLGSVLAAWLPSDFLKGFFVIFLYYVGAQMLLGKQPKASRDLPSALPMFGTGNFIGVVSSLVGIGGGTLSVPFLVWCNTPMHRAIGTASAIGFPIAVAGTLGFVINGLGVPNRPDMTLGFVYLPALVGIVGMGVLMAPVGVRLAHSLPVPKLKKAFAVLLFVVGTRMLMSLF, encoded by the coding sequence ATGTCTAGCTTCCTCTTCCTCTATATAGCCGCGGGAGCGCTCGCAGGTGTCCTGGCCGGGCTGTTCGGCATCGGCGGCGGGTTGGTCATCGTGCCCATCCTTGTCTACTGTTTCGGCATTCAGGGGGTGCACCCCGACATTCTTATGCAGGTGGCTCTTGGCACCTCGTTGGCTTGCATCCTGTTCACCTCGGTGTCCAGTGCTCGCTCGCATAACAAGCGCGGGGCTGTGGATTGGAGCACGGTCAAGCGCATCGTGCTGGGCATCCTGATCGGTACCTATCTGGGGTCCGTGCTCGCAGCATGGCTACCGTCGGATTTCTTGAAGGGCTTCTTCGTCATCTTTCTCTACTACGTGGGTGCGCAGATGCTCTTGGGTAAACAGCCCAAAGCCTCGCGCGATTTGCCCTCGGCCCTGCCCATGTTCGGTACAGGTAATTTCATCGGCGTGGTCTCCAGCCTTGTAGGCATTGGTGGTGGTACGCTGTCCGTGCCGTTTCTTGTGTGGTGCAATACGCCTATGCATCGGGCCATCGGCACTGCCTCGGCCATCGGCTTCCCCATCGCCGTGGCCGGGACGCTGGGATTCGTCATCAACGGCTTGGGCGTGCCTAACCGTCCCGACATGACCCTGGGCTTTGTCTACCTCCCGGCGCTCGTGGGCATCGTGGGCATGGGTGTGCTCATGGCTCCGGTGGGGGTGCGTCTGGCGCATAGTCTGCCCGTGCCCAAGCTCAAGAAGGCCTTTGCCGTGCTACTGTTCGTGGTAGGTACCCGGATGCTCATGAGCTTGTTCTAG
- a CDS encoding alpha-hydroxy-acid oxidizing protein, giving the protein MKEVRDHARELMKGFCRVCPVCNGKACASEVPGMGGLGTGSSFFNNMKALEMVRLRLRLVHDAVQPDTATSLLGMDLAMPVLAAPIGGVSFNMGGKISEEDYIDAVLAGCKEKGIVGCTGDGVPDFIHEAGNAALVKFGGIPFIKPWESDELFTKIDKAAAAGATIFGMDLDAAGLVTLRKMGRPVAPKSLDQLKEIVERTPGKFILKGVMTVEDARLAVEAGVDAIVVSNHGGRVLDYAQGTAEVLPSIAVAVNGDMEVIVDGGIRTGVDVLKMLALGADAVMIGRPFSIAAVGGLAEGVGKYLDQLRGELEQAMVLTGCKSVADINERVLA; this is encoded by the coding sequence ATGAAAGAAGTTCGTGATCATGCACGTGAGTTGATGAAGGGATTCTGTCGGGTTTGCCCGGTCTGCAATGGCAAGGCCTGCGCCAGTGAAGTTCCCGGTATGGGCGGCTTGGGGACGGGATCATCATTTTTCAACAACATGAAGGCCCTGGAAATGGTTCGTCTGCGTCTGCGTCTGGTGCATGATGCCGTGCAGCCCGATACGGCGACCAGCCTGTTGGGTATGGACCTTGCCATGCCCGTTTTGGCCGCACCCATCGGCGGTGTGTCCTTCAACATGGGTGGCAAGATTTCCGAGGAAGACTATATCGACGCCGTGCTTGCCGGGTGCAAGGAAAAGGGCATCGTAGGCTGCACCGGTGATGGCGTGCCCGACTTCATCCATGAGGCCGGCAATGCCGCCCTCGTCAAGTTCGGGGGAATTCCGTTCATCAAGCCCTGGGAATCCGACGAACTGTTCACCAAAATCGACAAGGCCGCCGCTGCCGGGGCTACGATTTTCGGCATGGACCTTGATGCCGCCGGGCTGGTGACTTTGCGCAAGATGGGGCGTCCCGTGGCTCCTAAATCTCTGGATCAATTGAAAGAGATTGTGGAACGCACCCCTGGTAAATTCATCCTGAAGGGCGTGATGACCGTGGAAGATGCGCGTCTGGCCGTGGAGGCCGGGGTGGATGCCATTGTCGTGTCCAACCATGGTGGTCGTGTGCTGGATTATGCCCAAGGCACAGCCGAGGTCCTGCCCTCCATTGCCGTGGCCGTGAACGGCGACATGGAAGTCATCGTAGATGGTGGTATCCGGACCGGCGTGGATGTCCTGAAGATGCTGGCCCTTGGTGCCGATGCCGTGATGATCGGGCGCCCCTTCTCCATCGCCGCCGTGGGTGGTCTGGCAGAAGGTGTTGGCAAGTATCTGGACCAGCTGCGCGGTGAGTTGGAACAGGCCATGGTGCTGACTGGCTGCAAGTCCGTTGCCGATATCAACGAACGTGTCCTGGCCTAG
- a CDS encoding FadR/GntR family transcriptional regulator — protein MNSANNVGMTGETAFAKAVERIRHLVRSGEILPGGRLPPERQLADEFGLSRSSVREAIRALAEQGILESRRGAGTFLAPASGATLLKRLAVAAQGQNARVSQVFEFRRMLEPQMVRKAVVNVTDEQLEQMRGAVRRQELDIETGGTGRRQDRQFHRLVAEATGNPLAVEAVRSLASLFDVPRAKQFDSPVRDRASLESHKRVLNAIEARDQDLAAKEMARHLSELEQLICGTEE, from the coding sequence ATGAATTCGGCGAATAATGTTGGAATGACGGGAGAGACGGCGTTTGCCAAGGCCGTGGAACGGATTCGGCATCTGGTCCGGTCTGGCGAGATATTGCCGGGCGGACGGTTGCCGCCCGAACGGCAATTGGCCGATGAGTTCGGCCTGTCGCGCAGTTCCGTGCGCGAAGCCATACGCGCCCTGGCCGAGCAGGGCATTCTGGAGAGCCGTCGTGGAGCCGGTACCTTTTTGGCGCCAGCCTCGGGTGCGACGCTTTTGAAGCGTCTTGCGGTGGCCGCTCAGGGGCAGAACGCCCGGGTGTCCCAGGTGTTCGAATTTCGGCGTATGCTTGAGCCACAAATGGTGCGTAAGGCCGTGGTCAACGTCACGGATGAGCAGCTGGAGCAAATGCGCGGAGCCGTTCGGCGCCAGGAGTTGGATATCGAGACCGGTGGTACAGGTCGCAGGCAGGATAGGCAGTTCCACCGTCTGGTGGCGGAGGCCACGGGCAATCCTCTGGCCGTGGAGGCTGTGAGATCCCTGGCAAGTCTGTTTGATGTTCCTCGCGCCAAGCAGTTCGATAGCCCCGTGCGGGACCGTGCTTCACTGGAGTCCCACAAGCGGGTGCTTAACGCCATCGAGGCCAGGGATCAGGATCTTGCCGCAAAGGAGATGGCGCGCCATTTGAGCGAGCTTGAACAATTGATTTGCGGTACTGAGGAATAG
- a CDS encoding histone deacetylase family protein — protein MFRIRPIYDIRLPMDRVAVGKVQELLRERFSDIPAHEVEQLPALLANPFLKQYRTILFVAENGRGELRGFALLCHFPDLEFCYLDYISVRQRDGGGGIGSVLYERIREEAQALGDTALFFECLPDEKALCASPETLKENAARLRFYERYNARPIIGTAYETPLTPGGDCPPYLVVDSLGRSLHLSRKRIRSIVRAILTRKYHGICPQEYTDKVVESFTKSELELRPARYGIQAEIEASAISRLSQDKRIALVMNDKHDIHHVRERGYVEAPVRIPKIHKELIKSDLFVESRVRHYPESAIMAVHDKDYVNYLKRVCAKLPDDKSIYPYVFPIRNASRPPRELPVRAGYYCMDTFTPLNANAWKAAKRAVDCGLTAADELLGGRRAAYALVRPPGHHAERKAFGGFCYFNTSSIAAHRLSTLGTVAVLDIDYHHGNGTQNIFYDRKDVLTVSIHGHPRFAYPYFSGFSEEVGQGAGEGYNRNFPLLERVDGEKYRNTLRRALALIKDFNPTFLVVALGLDPAKGDPTGTWSLQARDFTANGLLIGELGLRTLVVQEGGYLIRSLGINARCFFQGLHEGATRALRR, from the coding sequence ATGTTCAGAATCCGTCCTATCTACGATATTCGGCTTCCCATGGATCGCGTGGCAGTGGGCAAAGTGCAGGAGTTGCTGCGCGAGCGTTTTTCGGACATCCCTGCTCACGAGGTTGAGCAACTGCCTGCTCTGCTCGCCAATCCATTTCTCAAGCAGTATCGCACCATTCTCTTTGTGGCGGAAAACGGCCGCGGGGAGTTGCGCGGGTTTGCTCTGCTCTGCCATTTCCCGGACCTTGAGTTCTGTTACCTAGACTATATTTCCGTGCGCCAGCGTGACGGTGGCGGGGGAATTGGCTCGGTTCTGTATGAACGAATCCGTGAAGAGGCTCAGGCGCTGGGCGATACGGCCCTGTTCTTCGAGTGCCTGCCCGATGAGAAAGCACTCTGCGCATCGCCGGAAACCCTCAAGGAAAACGCGGCTCGCCTGAGGTTCTACGAGCGTTACAATGCACGCCCGATCATCGGAACCGCCTATGAGACTCCCCTGACTCCGGGAGGAGATTGTCCACCGTATCTGGTGGTGGATTCCCTTGGCAGGAGTCTGCATCTGTCCCGCAAGCGGATTCGTTCCATTGTCCGTGCGATTCTGACTCGAAAGTACCATGGAATCTGCCCGCAGGAATATACGGACAAGGTCGTCGAATCCTTCACCAAAAGCGAGTTGGAACTCAGGCCCGCACGCTACGGCATTCAGGCCGAAATCGAGGCATCAGCCATCTCGCGCCTCAGTCAGGACAAGCGCATCGCGCTGGTCATGAACGACAAACACGACATTCATCATGTGCGCGAGCGGGGCTACGTGGAAGCACCCGTCCGTATTCCCAAGATCCACAAGGAACTGATCAAGTCCGATCTTTTCGTGGAATCAAGGGTCCGCCATTATCCGGAGTCAGCGATCATGGCTGTTCACGACAAGGATTACGTGAATTACCTGAAGCGGGTCTGCGCCAAACTGCCCGACGACAAATCCATCTATCCCTATGTCTTTCCCATCCGAAACGCCTCGCGACCTCCGCGCGAACTGCCCGTTCGGGCGGGGTACTACTGCATGGACACGTTCACTCCGCTCAATGCCAATGCCTGGAAGGCCGCTAAAAGGGCCGTTGACTGTGGTCTGACAGCAGCTGACGAACTTCTGGGGGGGCGCAGGGCTGCCTACGCTCTGGTCCGCCCTCCGGGGCACCATGCGGAGCGCAAGGCTTTTGGCGGGTTCTGTTACTTCAATACGTCCTCCATCGCCGCTCATCGTCTTTCTACCCTCGGGACCGTTGCAGTTCTGGATATCGACTATCACCATGGCAATGGTACGCAGAATATCTTTTATGATCGCAAGGATGTGCTGACCGTTTCCATTCATGGGCATCCGCGTTTCGCCTATCCCTATTTCAGCGGGTTCTCCGAGGAGGTCGGGCAGGGCGCCGGTGAAGGCTACAACAGGAATTTCCCTCTTTTGGAACGTGTTGATGGGGAGAAGTATCGCAATACCCTGCGACGGGCTTTGGCGTTGATCAAGGATTTCAATCCGACCTTCCTCGTCGTGGCCTTGGGTCTTGATCCGGCCAAGGGGGATCCCACAGGCACGTGGAGTCTGCAGGCCAGGGATTTCACCGCCAACGGTCTCCTTATCGGCGAATTGGGGCTGCGGACGTTGGTCGTGCAGGAGGGGGGGTATCTTATTCGCTCCCTGGGGATAAATGCCCGTTGCTTTTTCCAGGGGCTCCACGAGGGAGCAACGCGAGCTCTTCGGCGGTAA
- a CDS encoding sensor domain-containing diguanylate cyclase, whose translation MENLHHIPKGSAKSDNGGGLALSDMLLENLFDGVYYVDRDRTITYWNKSAERITGFDRSEVLGSSCSHGILRHINDMGTELCDHGCPLKKTLQDGRTREIEVFLHHKDGHRVPVAVRAAPVFDDQGGVVGAVEVFNDISRRKNVLKELQQLRQEVYLDELTQIGNRKFANLTLDARMVEQKEHKVNFGVVFCDIDHFKRVNDTYGHDIGDRVLSMVARSLEGSLREMDVACRWGGEEFLLIIPNTDLEGLGTIAERARMFVERSWFDLEEQRINVTISMGGAVLGAGETMDFLIRRADENMYASKQGGRNRVTLS comes from the coding sequence ATGGAAAACCTACATCATATCCCCAAGGGCTCTGCCAAGAGCGATAACGGTGGCGGCTTAGCTCTGTCTGACATGCTCCTCGAAAATCTGTTCGACGGGGTCTACTACGTGGATCGGGATCGCACGATTACCTATTGGAACAAGAGTGCGGAGCGCATCACCGGCTTTGACCGCTCTGAAGTGCTGGGCTCGTCCTGCTCGCATGGTATCTTGAGGCATATCAACGATATGGGGACTGAACTCTGCGATCATGGTTGCCCGCTCAAGAAGACCCTGCAGGACGGCAGAACCAGAGAAATCGAGGTCTTTTTGCATCACAAGGATGGACATCGGGTGCCCGTCGCAGTCCGGGCCGCACCGGTGTTTGATGATCAGGGAGGAGTGGTCGGGGCGGTGGAGGTCTTCAATGATATTTCCAGACGAAAGAATGTACTGAAGGAACTGCAGCAGTTGCGTCAGGAGGTTTATCTGGACGAGTTGACCCAGATCGGCAATCGCAAGTTCGCCAATCTGACTCTGGACGCCCGCATGGTTGAGCAGAAGGAACACAAAGTGAATTTCGGAGTTGTCTTCTGTGATATCGACCATTTCAAGCGGGTGAATGACACCTATGGCCATGATATCGGCGACAGGGTGCTGAGTATGGTCGCCCGATCGCTGGAAGGCTCCCTGCGCGAGATGGATGTGGCGTGCCGCTGGGGTGGTGAAGAATTTCTGCTGATCATTCCCAATACCGATCTGGAAGGTCTGGGAACCATCGCCGAACGTGCAAGGATGTTCGTTGAGCGTTCCTGGTTCGATCTCGAAGAGCAGCGTATCAATGTGACCATCTCTATGGGTGGGGCCGTGCTCGGGGCGGGGGAGACCATGGATTTCCTGATCCGCCGGGCAGATGAAAACATGTACGCGAGCAAGCAGGGGGGCAGGAACCGGGTGACTCTTTCCTGA
- a CDS encoding HD domain-containing protein translates to MKRLADFLFEVGMLRKTPRTGYQFLGTGSENVAEHSFRTAVIGYVLANMAGADESRTTLLCLFHDLHEARTGDFNYVNKMYNESKRTQALKDATAGTGLSQPILGMWDELESADSLEAQLAQDADQIDLILNLKEELDLGNRYAGKWMESALERLRTPQGQELAQRISTTDQSDWWYLGPDKSWWERKNGKK, encoded by the coding sequence ATGAAGCGACTGGCGGATTTTTTGTTTGAAGTGGGCATGCTGCGCAAGACTCCACGCACCGGCTACCAGTTTTTGGGCACCGGTTCGGAGAACGTGGCTGAACACAGCTTTCGTACCGCCGTTATTGGCTATGTGCTGGCGAATATGGCCGGTGCGGACGAGTCGCGAACCACGCTGCTGTGCCTGTTTCATGATCTGCATGAGGCCCGCACCGGAGATTTCAACTACGTCAACAAGATGTACAACGAGTCCAAGCGGACTCAAGCCTTGAAGGATGCCACTGCGGGTACAGGGCTGTCCCAGCCGATTCTCGGTATGTGGGATGAGCTGGAGAGTGCTGATTCTCTGGAAGCCCAATTGGCTCAGGACGCAGATCAGATTGACCTGATCCTGAACCTCAAGGAGGAATTGGATCTGGGCAATCGCTATGCGGGCAAGTGGATGGAAAGTGCTCTGGAGCGTCTGCGTACTCCGCAAGGCCAGGAATTGGCACAGCGTATCTCGACCACCGACCAGAGCGATTGGTGGTATCTGGGGCCGGACAAATCCTGGTGGGAGCGTAAGAACGGCAAGAAGTAG
- the argJ gene encoding bifunctional glutamate N-acetyltransferase/amino-acid acetyltransferase ArgJ yields MLIPQGYRFAVAAGGFKKPGRLDLGVVESKVPAAAAGVFTTNKFQAAPVLAGRELLEQSETARAVVINSGQANACTGDEGLENCRVTRELIAQNLGLQEDDILPASTGVIGDQLKMDKWSEAMEQVRESFGKADPMDMAKAIMTTDSFPKLAWRSIEVDGREVRVLGMCKGAGMICPNMATLLGLILTDAGIDPALWRRIISWAVQESFNRVTVDGDTSTNDTVYGLANGASGVTFLEGAEEALAAAVLDVCQDLAYLIVQDAEGGTKIVQIDVVGAKDDAQADLAARAVGNSPLVKTAMYGKDPNWGRIAAALGRSGADFDPNEVSISIGAIEIFKDGQPISMDIDSMFAPILDRQDVEIKVILGSGEGESYLLASDLTHEYVTINADYRT; encoded by the coding sequence ATGTTGATACCCCAAGGATACAGATTTGCCGTGGCCGCTGGCGGGTTCAAAAAACCCGGTCGGTTGGATCTCGGTGTGGTTGAGAGCAAGGTCCCTGCCGCTGCAGCAGGAGTATTTACCACCAACAAATTTCAGGCAGCACCGGTTCTGGCTGGCCGTGAACTGCTGGAACAGTCCGAAACCGCTCGCGCCGTGGTGATCAATTCCGGGCAGGCCAATGCCTGCACTGGCGATGAAGGTCTGGAAAACTGCCGTGTGACCCGCGAACTGATCGCTCAGAATCTGGGCCTTCAGGAAGATGATATTTTGCCGGCCTCCACGGGGGTCATCGGCGATCAGTTGAAGATGGACAAGTGGTCCGAAGCCATGGAGCAGGTCCGCGAGAGTTTCGGCAAGGCCGATCCCATGGATATGGCCAAGGCCATCATGACCACCGACTCCTTCCCCAAGCTGGCCTGGCGTTCCATTGAAGTGGACGGGCGTGAAGTCCGTGTGCTGGGCATGTGCAAGGGCGCGGGCATGATCTGTCCGAACATGGCGACCCTGCTTGGACTGATCCTGACCGATGCAGGCATTGATCCGGCCTTGTGGCGGCGTATCATCAGCTGGGCCGTGCAGGAGAGCTTCAACCGGGTCACCGTGGACGGGGATACCAGTACCAACGATACGGTCTACGGCTTGGCCAACGGCGCTTCGGGCGTGACGTTCCTGGAAGGGGCCGAGGAAGCCCTGGCTGCTGCGGTCCTCGATGTCTGTCAGGATCTGGCCTACCTCATTGTGCAGGATGCCGAGGGCGGCACGAAGATCGTGCAGATCGATGTGGTGGGAGCCAAGGACGATGCCCAGGCCGACCTGGCTGCACGAGCCGTTGGCAACTCGCCGCTGGTCAAGACGGCCATGTACGGCAAGGACCCCAACTGGGGTCGCATCGCCGCAGCACTGGGACGCAGCGGCGCTGATTTTGATCCCAATGAGGTCAGCATCAGCATCGGGGCCATCGAGATTTTCAAGGATGGGCAGCCGATATCGATGGATATCGATAGCATGTTCGCCCCGATCCTGGATCGTCAGGATGTCGAGATCAAGGTGATCCTGGGCTCTGGAGAAGGGGAATCCTACCTTCTGGCCTCGGATCTGACCCATGAATACGTGACCATCAATGCCGATTACAGGACCTGA